A stretch of the Acyrthosiphon pisum isolate AL4f chromosome A2, pea_aphid_22Mar2018_4r6ur, whole genome shotgun sequence genome encodes the following:
- the LOC100570626 gene encoding sodium-coupled monocarboxylate transporter 2-like, which translates to MIGCSIMIIIHGFFIAKGPLNVFEVTKERDRLDFFNFNMDPTLRVSTVSATLGQLFMTLSMFGCQQNLVQRYFSMDSQKQVEKALWLTIPLTIFLFSLSWIVGMVIFTVYADCDPRALGYISEIDEIIPFYIEDRFYFLPGFMGLVLATLFNSGLSIVSNLNSISTVAWEDFVSQIPIFKGTSEKNQLWCIKIISKSNIYFLFKQGAAAGIISSHLVTLFIILGSLSIAKEPNYLQVSTEGCTNTTFSPYIEPIFDIQYNQYKMSFLNKTHDEISSVLSTPEVESSSTDDILTMLYSITYMYYSLLGTFVTVFVGVIVSYMTGKNKTDTKNYIQIN; encoded by the exons ATGATCGGTTGCAGCATAATGATCATTATTCACGGATTCTTTATAGCTAAAGGTCCGCTGAATGTGTTCGAAGTGACCAAGGAACGAGACAGACTGGACTTTTTCAA TTTCAACATGGACCCCACGCTTCGTGTATCGACGGTGTCCGCCACTCTTGGTCAGCTGTTCATGACGCTTTCGATGTTCGGATGCCAACAAAATCTTGTTCAACGCTATTTTAGTATGGACTCTCAGAAACAAGTTGAAAA GGCTTTGTGGCTAACCATACCGTTGACGATATTCCTCTTCAGTCTATCGTGGATTGTCGGTATGGTGATATTCACGGTGTACGCTGATTGCGATCCTCGAGCACTTGGATACATATCGGAGATCGACGAGATCATACCTTTTTACATTGAAGACAGATTTTACTTTTTGCCGGGTTTCATGGGCCTCGTATTGGCCACCTTATTCAACAGTGGACTCag TATAGTGTCCAATTTAAATTCAATCTCCACTGTTGCTTGGGAAGATTTTGTCTCACAAATACCAATATTCAAAGGTACCAGTGAAAAGAACCAATTGTGGTGCATTAAAATCATAAGTAAGTCA aatatatattttttattcaaacaggGCGCTGCGGCCGGTATAATATCTAGTCACTTGGTGACCCTGTTTATTATTCTTGGATCGTTATCTATCGCCAAAGAACCTAATTATCTGCAAGTGTCCACTGAAGGGTGTACGAATACGACGTTCTCGCCATACATCGAACCGATTTTTGATATACAGTATAACCAATACAAAATGAGCTTTTTGAATAAAACCCACGACGAAATTTCCAGTGTCCTGTCGACGCCTGAAGTCGAATCGTCCTCCACAGA CGATATACTGACAATGTTGTACTCGATAACGTATATGTACTACTCATTATTGGGCACATTTGTAACAGTCTTCGTCGGAGTCATAGTCAGCTACATGACAGGTAAAAACAAAACAGATACCAAAAATTACattcaaataaattga